One window from the genome of Saccharomyces mikatae IFO 1815 strain IFO1815 genome assembly, chromosome: 2 encodes:
- the CSH1 gene encoding mannosylinositol phosphorylceramide synthase catalytic subunit CSH1 (similar to Saccharomyces cerevisiae CSH1 (YBR161W) and SUR1 (YPL057C); ancestral locus Anc_8.514), with the protein MKKELKILIIANIALLFSIIHYTFDLLTLCIDDTFEDALTDEQLNPPQGLNSTFYESRPQLIPKIIHQTYKTDDIPEQWVKGRQKCIDLHPDYTYYLWTDEMSDGFIKQEYPWFLDTFRSYEYPIERADAIRYFILSHYGGIYIDLDDGCERRLDPLLTVPAFLRKTSPTGVSNDVMGSVPRHPFFLKVIKSLKHYKKNWYIPYMTIMGSTGPLFISVIWKQYKRWSNTAENGAVRILQPADYKMHNNPFFSISKGSSWHTGDANFMKTLENHILSCVVTGFVFGFFILYGEFTFYTWLCSGPFNNKRYYIQWMSDKLKLLKRKLTSSSSHKYKEETRMHTRHEFMSKGKRLRKDSNIPYNNVFVDIEKNHPKFTDLS; encoded by the coding sequence ATGAAAAAGGAGCTtaaaattcttatcataGCAAACATTGCACtacttttttctataataCACTACACATTTGATTTGTTGACATTGTGTATAGATGATACCTTCGAAGATGCACTAACAGATGAACAGCTGAACCCACCGCAGGGTCTCAATTCCACATTTTATGAATCTCGCCCTCAACTTATACCGAAAATCATCCATCAAACCTACAAAACGGACGATATCCCAGAGCAGTGGGTAAAGGGGAGGCAGAAGTGTATCGATTTGCACCCAGACTATACATATTATCTATGGACGGATGAAATGTCTGATGGTTTCATTAAACAGGAATACCCATGGTTTCTTGACACATTTAGAAGTTATGAATATCCAATTGAGAGGGCAGATGCAATACGGTACTTTATTCTCTCACATTATGGTGGGATTTACATTGACTTGGATGATGGTTGTGAAAGAAGGCTAGATCCTTTGTTGACAGTTCCAGCATTTCTAAGGAAAACCTCGCCCACAGGTGTGTCCAATGATGTAATGGGTTCTGTTCCAAGGCACCCATTCTTCTTGAAAGTTATCAAATCGTTGAAACAttataagaaaaattggtATATTCCTTATATGACCATCATGGGTTCTACGGGCCCCTTGTTTATTAGTGTTATTTGGAAGCAATATAAGCGATGGTCAAATACGGCCGAAAATGGTGCAGTGAGAATTTTACAGCCTGCCGATTATAAAATGCATAATaatcctttcttttctatatCCAAAGGTTCCTCCTGGCATACGGGTGATGCTAATTTTATGAAAACTCTGGAAAACCATATCCTATCTTGTGTGGTCACTGGATTCgtttttggttttttcatattataTGGTGAATTTACCTTTTATACTTGGTTATGCTCTGGACCATTTAACAACAAACGATATTACATACAATGGATGAGTGACAAGCTCAAGCTGCTCAAGCGCAAACTgacatcatcatcatcgcacaaatataaagaagaaacacGGATGCATACACGCCATGAATTTATGTCAAAGGGTAAAAGACTAAGAAAAGATTCTAATATCCCGTACAACaatgtttttgttgatatAGAAAAGAATCACCCAAAGTTCACTGACTTAAGCTAA
- the SLI15 gene encoding Sli15p (similar to Saccharomyces cerevisiae SLI15 (YBR156C); ancestral locus Anc_8.507) — MDWAIKAARKKTQRKPGSTRSIIETLDDLNNITTDAHIEVNHRLQESSEWLRNNVYMNKLKYEDKDAEECLISPENTHNKMNVEFGNVKEEHELSKSQNGTAKDIIKTPRNALHNDKSITPKSLRRKGVTEEMNKFSIHDTHRSPIEPTNNIKSNVTDSDKSSPWSPYKVEKILRESSKASESPFNVKRVGNQTWAAKEEISNEPIFHASKKVEASKGRSLLTSETVRSQRRSNMFVPLPNKDPLIVQHIPPIKSSGSIAKLRIAKGSPTSLRKKSVLNSPAVRATENNDTVESTKASSVFDRLSSIPTKSFENKISRGNAGHKYSSSSIDLTGSPMRKVSQNIKTINSTDTDMQETLRDIFSVKSKIIKTSPKVKHSRKSSIPRFDKTSLKLTMHKKLAIITEQKNQHKQFNVAHKTESRARSTSPMRININSNSPSSKHPKSRYQSPVRGYLRPTKASISPNKNKNLLASSQTPHRLRANEKSLKKLSPNIADTSKPESRKSKSYRLTNLQLLPPAEAERGDLKKKFDKRLSGIMRSQQEHHRRKQEKQKRMSHLEQDLKKQASFNNDYKDTRLKESLPPFDNRMRDPNHKSTTFNTENVLATINTVDHREIIGNVTPKVTSVNDSLPEINTDSEDEASVTLAAWAKSPYLQEQLIRQQDINPQTIFGPIPPLHTDEIFPNPRLNRLKSRQIIPKRP; from the coding sequence ATGGATTGGGCAATCAAAGCAGCTAGGAAAAAAACTCAAAGAAAACCAGGCTCTACCCGTTCAATCATAGAAACCCTCGATGATCTGAATAATATAACAACAGATGCGCATATAGAAGTCAATCATCGGTTACAAGAAAGTAGTGAATGGTTAAGAAACAATGTTTATATGAACAAGCTAAAGTATGAAGACAAGGATGCAGAGGAGTGTCTAATCAGTCCTGAGAATACTCATAACAAAATGAACGTCGAATTCGGTAACGTGAAAGAGGAACACGAACTTTCTAAGTCCCAAAATGGTACCGCAAAAGATATTATTAAGACACCTAGAAATGCTTTGCACAACGACAAAAGCATAACACCTAAATCACTCCGTAGAAAGGGGGTTACGgaagaaatgaataaatTCAGTATTCATGATACTCATAGAAGTCCAATTGAACCTACAAATAACATTAAATCCAATGTTACCGACAGTGATAAGTCCTCACCATGGTCACCTTATAAAGTGGAGAAGATTTTAAGAGAATCATCCAAGGCTTCAGAATCACCGTTTAATGTAAAACGAGTCGGTAATCAAACGTGGGCGgctaaagaagaaataagtAACGAACCTATATTTCACGCTTCAAAGAAAGTCGAAGCCTCAAAGGGAAGATCGCTATTGACTTCTGAGACAGTGAGATCACAAAGAAGGTCTAATATGTTTGTTCCACTGCCGAATAAGGATCCTCTTATTGTTCAACACATACCTCCAATCAAATCCTCAGGATCAATAGCAAAATTACGAATAGCAAAGGGATCACCAACTTCATTGAGAAAGAAATCTGTGCTTAACAGTCCTGCCGTAAGGGCtacagaaaataatgatactGTGGAATCTACAAAAGCATCCAGCGTTTTTGACAGGCTATCATctattccaacaaaatcaTTTGAGAACAAGATTTCTCGTGGGAACGCTGGCCACAAAtactcttcttcatcaatagaTTTAACAGGGTCTCCCATGAGAAAAGTTTCACAAAACATCAAGACAATCAACTCCACGGATACTGATATGCAAGAAACGTTAAGAGATATTTTCTCTGTAAAGAGCAAAATCATAAAAACGTCACCCAAGGTAAAACACTCCCGAAAATCTTCTATTCCGAGGTTTGATAAGACGTCTTTAAAATTGACGATGCACAAGAAGTTAGCTATCATTACAGAACAGAAAAACCAACATAAACAATTTAACGTTGCACACAAAACTGAGTCAAGAGCGCGTAGCACATCTCCAATGAGAATAAATATAAATTCGAACTCACCATCGTCAAAACATCCCAAAAGCCGTTACCAAAGCCCCGTCAGAGGTTACTTAAGACCAACTAAAGCATCTATTTCTCCtaataagaataaaaacCTTTTGGCGAGTTCTCAAACGCCACATCGTCTGAGGGCCAACGAAAAATCGCTAAAAAAGTTGTCACCCAATATTGCAGATACTTCCAAGCCAGAGTCTCGGAAATCTAAGAGTTACAGACTTACAAACTTGCAATTGCTTCCACCAGCAGAGGCAGAACGAGgtgacttgaaaaaaaaatttgataaaagaCTATCAGGAATTATGAGGTCTCAACAGGAACATCATCGGCgcaaacaagaaaagcaaaaaagaatgtcACATTTGGAACAAGATCTGAAAAAACAAGCTAGTTTCAACAATGATTATAAGGACACACGGCTAAAAGAATCCTTACCACCTTTTGATAACCGCATGCGGGACCCAAATCACAAAAGTACTACTTTCAATACCGAAAATGTTCTGGCTACAATTAATACAGTTGACCACAGAGAAATAATCGGCAATGTTACTCCGAAAGTAACTTCTGTCAATGATTCCTTGCCTGAGATAAATACAGATTCTGAAGATGAGGCTAGCGTAACTCTAGCAGCATGGGCTAAATCACCTTATCTACAAGAGCAATTAATAAGACAACAAGATATAAACCCACAAACTATTTTTGGACCAATCCCACCTTTGCATACTGATGAAATTTTCCCAAATCCTAGATTAAACAGACTGAAATCACGTCAGATTATACCCAAAAGGCCCTAA
- the IFA38 gene encoding ketoreductase (similar to Saccharomyces cerevisiae IFA38 (YBR159W); ancestral locus Anc_8.512) produces the protein MTFVQQLQEAGERFKCFNCLLWVIFGLGVLKCTTFSLRFLALLFDLFILPATSFDKYGAKTGKYCVVTGASDGIGKEFAKQMAKRGFNLVLISRTQSKLEALQKELEDRYHVVVKILAIDIAEDSESNYESIKDLCAQLPITILVNNVGQSHSIPVPFLETDEKELRDIITINNTATLLITQIIVPRILETVKTESKKSGTRGLILTMGSFGGLIPTPYLATYSGSKSFLQSWSNSLAGELSKDGIDVELIISYLVTSSMSKIRRSSLMIPNPQQFVKSTLSSVGRRCGSQDRYATMTPYWAHAVYQFAITETFGVYSKIVNSINCSFHKSIRIRALKKAARQVKKE, from the coding sequence ATGACTTTTGTGCAACAGCTTCAAGAGGCTGGTGAAAGATTTAAATGTTTCAACTGTCTTTTATGGGTTATTTTCGGGCTTGGTGTCTTGAAATGTACAACCTTTTCATTAAGATTTTTGGCTCTTCTTTTCGACCTTTTCATCTTACCAGCAACCAGTTTCGATAAGTACGGCGCTAAAACTGGTAAATACTGTGTTGTTACCGGTGCTAGTGATGGTATTGGTAAAGAATTCGCTAAGCAAATGGCCAAACGCGGATTCAACTTGGTGTTAATTTCAAGAACTCAATCAAAATTGGAGGCCTTACAGAAAGAACTAGAAGACAGATACCATGTTGTTGTAAAGATTTTAGCCATTGATATTGCAGAAGATTCTGAATCCAACTATGAATCCATTAAGGACTTGTGTGCGCAATTGCCAATTACAATTTTGGTCAATAATGTTGGTCAATCACACTCCATCCCTGTTCCATTTTTAGAAACAGATGAAAAGGAGCTTAGAGACATTATTACTATCAATAACACTGCTACGTTATTAATCACACAAATCATTGTACCAAGAATTTTGGAGACCGTGAAAACTGAAAGCAAAAAGTCAGGTACTCGCGGTTTAATTTTAACCATGGGTTCATTTGGTGGTTTGATTCCTACACCATACTTGGCAACATACAGTGGTTCTAAGTCCTTCTTACAAAGCTGGTCTAACTCTTTGGCTGGTGAATTATCTAAAGATGGAATCGATGTTGAATTGATCATTTCGTACTTGGTCACAAGCTCCATGTCTAAAATTAGAAGATCTTCTCTAATGATTCCAAATCCACAACAATTTGTCAAATCTACTTTGAGCAGTGTTGGAAGACGTTGTGGCTCTCAAGATAGATACGCTACTATGACACCATACTGGGCTCATGCGGTTTATCAATTTGCAATTACAGAGACGTTTGGTGTTTACTCGAAGATTGTTAATTCCATTAACTGTTCTTTTCATAAATCTATTAGAATTAGGGCCTTGAAGAAAGCAGCTAGACAAGTTAAGAAAGAGTAA
- the ICS2 gene encoding Ics2p (similar to Saccharomyces cerevisiae ICS2 (YBR157C); ancestral locus Anc_8.508) gives MGKFEQKERDSLSTFSFPNTGSQSSTSIKSLGSPLYGRFSSLSSTESQFDSSKQPHEYEKSFYFEESQGEALFNKLKTYSFPGDKDEMKTRRNSSICPRKPNAISPLRIESNEFSPHSHSRSLSHEFTKSSGRRKSYHRKSHAISLSRSCKTGFIDEYHSNSSTSINSRKTSLASSFLEKEYHSSSGTSYTHQISPKSTIINTNEQLRRNASGKFGSLKEFAERNQINIEGKVFAHKVETGDILQPLIDLDIENE, from the coding sequence ATGGGCAAATTTgagcaaaaagaaagggaTAGTCTCAGCACTTTTAGTTTCCCTAACACAGGCAGTCAATCTAGTACGTCCATTAAATCACTAGGTAGCCCACTGTATGGACGTTTTAGCTCTCTCTCTTCCACGGAATCACAGTTTGACAGTAGCAAACAACCACATGAGTATGAAAAAAGCTTCTATTTTGAGGAGTCACAAGGTGAAGCTCTGTTCAATAAGCTAAAAACTTACTCTTTTCCGGGAGACAAAGATGAGATGAAGACGAGAAGAAACTCTTCTATATGTCCAAGAAAACCTAATGCTATATCCCCTTTAAGGATAGAAAGTAATGAATTCTCTCCTCACTCGCATTCCCGTTCATTATCACACGAATTTACTAAGTCTTCTGgacgaagaaaaagctATCACAGGAAAAGTCATGCAATCTCACTTAGCAGGTCTTGTAAAACAGGTTTTATTGACGAGTACCATTCTAACTCAAGTACAAGCAtcaattcaagaaaaaccTCGTTGGCGAGTTCCTTCTTGGAAAAGGAATATCATTCTTCATCAGGTACGTCATACACCCATCAAATCTCTCCCAAAAGTACAATAATTAATACCAATGAACAACTAAGAAGAAACGCAAGTGGCAAGTTTGGaagtttgaaagaatttgcTGAGAGAAATCAGATAAACATTGAGGGTAAAGTTTTTGCTCATAAAGTGGAAACGGGAGACATATTGCAACCACTAATTGATTTGGATATCGAGAATGAATGA
- the TOS1 gene encoding Tos1p (similar to Saccharomyces cerevisiae TOS1 (YBR162C); ancestral locus Anc_8.515), which yields MLQKISIAALVGLFSSVASLANADCTYSGGNYYCAKTDAIIYSNVGLSATYQDVTNMDESSCACTQADFTASGSLAPFNEELSVHFRGPIELLQFGVYYPNGESKALKKRSEKQLIESCNEQGEAIVSKHKHQHKRDVAVEYVQVTSTVYVDGNGQTVTADSTNTVVGPAVPSSYTKVSTILSSSEANTSPLSSSSKTTSSSSSAATASSSSSSNTNGDWSRGSYFVPGSTSNCTFMNNQGGTAGSGVWSSCFGNSISFAASDGVSGATSSQALDDVTIKSGNEFMIFSGEQCSGNNADCGYYREGIPAYHGFGGSDKIFVFEFSMPSDTSGSAYNQDMPAIWLLNAKIPRTLQYGDASCSCWKTGCGEMDLFEILTAGSDKLISHIHDGQDGGTQDYFDRPTDGTLKAAVIFNSSDKTIHIIEVDESFDEALSDDVVDQWLTKSGSSAALP from the coding sequence ATGctacaaaaaatttcaatcgCCGCATTAGTCggtttgttttcttcagttGCGTCACTTGCCAACGCTGATTGTACCTACTCTGGTGGTAATTACTACTGTGCCAAAACCGATGCCATCATTTACTCTAACGTTGGTTTATCTGCTACTTACCAAGATGTCACCAACATGGATGAATCTTCTTGTGCCTGCACTCAAGCTGACTTTACTGCTTCCGGTAGTTTAGCTCCATTCAACGAAGAGCTTTCTGTCCATTTTAGAGGTCCAATCGAACTACTGCAATTCGGTGTTTACTACCCAAATGGCGAGTCTAAAgctttgaagaagagatcAGAAAAACAATTAATCGAATCTTGCAATGAACAAGGTGAAGCTATTGTGTCCAAACACAAGCATCAACACAAGAGGGATGTTGCAGTTGAATATGTTCAAGTTACTTCTACTGTCTACGTCGACGGAAATGGTCAAACTGTGACTGCTGATTCTACCAATACCGTCGTTGGCCCTGCTGTCCCTTCTTCTTACACAAAAGTTTCTACCATTTTGTCCAGCAGTGAAGCAAATACAAGTCCactttcctcttcatccaagactacttcttcttcttcatctgcTGCTACtgcttcttcatcctcgTCTTCCAACACCAACGGTGACTGGTCAAGAGGTTCATACTTTGTGCCAGGCTCTACCAGTAACTGTACCTTCATGAACAACCAGGGTGGGACTGCTGGTTCTGGTGTCTGGTCGAGTTGTTTCGGTAACTCTATATCTTTTGCCGCCTCGGACGGTGTTTCTGGTGCCACCTCTTCTCAAGCTCTTGATGACGTTACCATTAAATCCGGTAATGAATTCATGATCTTTTCTGGCGAACAATGTTCTGGTAACAATGCTGACTGTGGTTACTACAGAGAAGGTATTCCAGCTTATCATGGTTTTGGTGGATCTGACAAAATTTTCGTGTTCGAATTTTCTATGCCAAGTGACACCAGCGGTTCTGCTTACAACCAAGACATGCCAGCTATTTGGTTATTGAACGCAAAAATCCCAAGAACTTTGCAATATGGTGATGcatcttgttcttgttggaAAACTGGTTGTGGTGAAATGGATCTTTTCGAAATTTTGACCGCTGGCTCTGATAAACTGATCTCTCACATCCACGATGGCCAAGACGGTGGTACTCAAGATTATTTCGACAGACCAACTGATGGCACTTTAAAGGCTGCGGTTATCTTTAACTCAAGTGATAAAACTATTCACATTATTGAAGTAGATGAAAGCTTCGATGAAGCTTTGAGCGATGATGTTGTTGACCAATGGTTGACAAAATCTGGTTCTTCTGCTGCTTTGCCTTAA
- the AMN1 gene encoding Amn1p, which yields MKLERISSNGSFKRGRDIQSLESPCTRPLKKISPSSSFACLKMKKPFKDIVRKYRGSIHQNNCKLSSCQVELKRPDLSLKTDQSFLKSSVQTANREKIYSEYILTPEATPLKSTATENAWATSRVVSASSLSIVTPTEFKNVLVDEFSELRLAQPLATQHQQSHAVFEIPEIVENIIKMMVSLESANIPKERPCLRRNPQSYAHSLLMYKDEERAKKAWSQTQQLRDPPLVRHNEKTQGALFSCMMVNRLWFNITRPFLFGSLHFKSVYNFKEFVRSSDKTDQVVKPSHFILHKLHQITQSDIEKLSKKVGCQNLKWLEFYVCPRVTPPLSWFDNLQKLEKLIIPGNKHIDDNFLLRLSQNLPSLKHLDLRACDNVSDSGVVCIALNCPKLKTFNIGRHRHGNLITSVSLVALGKYTQVETVGFAGCDIDDAGIWEFARLNGQNVERLSLNSCRLLTDYSLPILFALNSFPNLAVLEIRKLDKITDVRHFVKYNLWKKSQNAPILIEACERITKLIYEEENRVKRINSLVALKDMTAWVNEDEDMQEKVLPDNLFQLGL from the coding sequence ATGAAACTAGAACGTATAAGCAGTAATGgctctttcaaaagaggTAGAGACATCCAGTCTCTCGAATCTCCATGTACAAGACCTCTGAAAAAGATATCCCCAAGTTCATCTTTTGCATGTcttaaaatgaaaaagccTTTTAAAGATATAGTAAGGAAATATAGAGGTAGTATTCATCAAAATAATTGTAAACTCAGCTCGTGCCAAgtagaattgaaaagacCTGACTTGTCTTTAAAAACTGATCAAAGTTTTCTCAAAAGTAGTGTGCAGACTGCAAACAGAGAAAAAATCTACAGCGAGTATATCTTAACACCAGAGGCTACACCATTAAAAAGTACTGCTACTGAAAATGCATGGGCAACTTCTAGAGTTGTTTCTGCATCCAGTCTTTCTATAGTGACCCCAACGGAGTTTAAGAATGTACTTGTAGATGAATTTTCAGAATTGAGGTTAGCGCAACCTTTGGCAACTCAGCATCAGCAAAGTCATGCGGTGTTTGAAATACCTGAGATTGtggaaaatattataaaaatgATGGTTTCTTTAGAATCTGCCAACATACCAAAAGAAAGGCCATGTTTAAGAAGAAATCCGCAATCTTATGCGCACTCTTTGCTCATGTATAAAGACGAAGaaagagcaaaaaaagcatGGTCACAGACACAGCAGCTACGGGATCCACCGCTAGTTAGACACAACGAGAAAACACAAGGGGCCTTATTTAGTTGTATGATGGTCAATAGGTTGTGGTTTAACATTACAAGgccatttctttttgggaGCTTACATTTTAAAAGCGTTTATAATTTTAAGGAGTTTGTAAGATCTTCTGACAAAACTGATCAGGTCGTTAAACCATcacattttattttacaCAAATTGCATCAAATAACACAATCAGATATAGagaaactttcaaaaaaagtgGGGtgtcaaaatttgaaatggTTGGAATTTTATGTCTGCCCCAGAGTAACTCCTCCCTTAAGTTGGTTTGATAACCTCCAAAAGCTTGAAAAGCTCATAATTCCAGGTAATAAGCACATCGATGATAACTTTCTATTAAGGCTCTCCCAAAATTTACCAAGTTTAAAACACTTGGATTTAAGAGCATGTGACAATGTCAGTGATTCTGGTGTTGTTTGTATCGCTTTGAATTGCCCGAAGTTGAAAACTTTCAACATTGGTAGACATAGGCACGGAAACTTAATTACAAGTGTCTCACTGGTAGCACTAGGTAAATACACACAAGTGGAAACTGTAGGGTTCGCTGGTTGTGATATTGACGACGCTGGTATTTGGGAATTTGCTCGGTTGAATGGGCAAAATGTCGAAAGACTGTCTTTAAATTCCTGTCGCCTTTTAACTGATTACTCTCTACCAATTCTTTTTGCTCTGAACTCATTTCCAAACTTAGCAGTTTTAGAGATTAGAAAGCTGGATAAGATAACTGATGTGAGGCATTTCGTGAAGTACAACTTGTGGAAAAAATCACAGAATGCTCCAATTTTAATTGAAGCATGCGAACGTATCACAAAACTAATttatgaagaagaaaacaggGTTAAGAGAATTAACTCCTTGGTTGCCTTGAAAGATATGACAGCATGGGTcaatgaagacgaagataTGCAGGAGAAGGTTCTGCCAGATAATTTGTTTCAACTCGGCTTATAA
- the YSY6 gene encoding Ysy6p (similar to Saccharomyces cerevisiae YSY6 (YBR162W-A); ancestral locus Anc_8.516), with amino-acid sequence MAVQTPRQRLANAKFNKTNEKYRKYGKKKVEKTDKTAPMISRTWLGILLFLLVGGGILELISYIL; translated from the coding sequence ATGGCCGTACAGACACCAAGACAGAGGCTTGCAAATGCCAAGTTTAACAAAACTAATGAGAAGTATAGAAAGTACGGTAAGAAGAAGGTGGAAAAGACCGACAAGACTGCACCCATGATCTCTAGAACTTGGTTGggtattcttcttttcctccttGTAGGTGGTGGTATTTTGGAACTAATTAGTTATATTCTATGA
- the CDC28 gene encoding cyclin-dependent serine/threonine-protein kinase CDC28 (similar to Saccharomyces cerevisiae CDC28 (YBR160W); ancestral locus Anc_8.513) → MSGELANYKRLEKVGEGTYGVVYKALDLRPGQGQRVVALKKIRLESEDEGVPSTAIREISLLKELKDDNIVRLYDIVHSDAHKLYLVFEFLDLDLKRYMEGIPKDQPLGADIVKKFMMQLCKGIAYCHSHRILHRDLKPQNLLINKDGNLKLGDFGLARAFGVPLRAYTHEIVTLWYRAPEVLLGGKQYSTGVDTWSIGCIFAEMCNRKPIFSGDSEIDQIFKIFRVLGTPNEAIWPDIVYLPDFKSSFPQWRRKDLSQVVPSLDQRGIDLLDKLLAYDPINRISARRAAIHPYFQEP, encoded by the coding sequence ATGAGCGGTGAACTAGCAAACTACAAAAGACTTGAGAAGGTTGGTGAAGGTACATACGGTGTTGTCTATAAAGCACTGGATTTAAGGCCTGGACAAGGCCAAAGAGTGGTCgcattgaagaaaattagATTAGAGAGTGAAGACGAAGGCGTTCCTAGTACTGCCATCAGAGAAATCTCATTATTGAAGGAACTTAAAGACGACAATATAGTTAGGTTATATGATATTGTTCACTCCGATGCACATAAGCTATATCTCGTTTTCGAATTTCTCGATTtggatttgaaaagatataTGGAGGGTATCCCAAAGGATCAACCGTTGGGAGCGGatattgtcaaaaaattcatgatGCAACTTTGTAAAGGTATTGCATACTGCCACTCACATCGTATCCTACATCGTGATTTAAAACCTCAGAACTTATTGATTAATAAGGACGGGAATTTAAAACTAGGTGATTTTGGTTTAGCACGTGCCTTTGGTGTTCCATTAAGAGCTTACACTCATGAAATAGTTACACTATGGTATAGAGCACCAGAAGTACTACTAGGTGGTAAACAGTACAGTACAGGTGTGGATACATGGTCCATTGGGTGTATATTCGCGGAAATGTGTAACAGAAAACCAATCTTCAGTGGCGATAGTGAGATTGATCAGATTTTTAAGATATTCAGAGTATTGGGAACACCAAACGAAGCCATATGGCCCGATATTGTGTATTTGCCCGATTTTAAGTCAAGCTTTCCTCAATGGCGCAGAAAAGACCTATCACAAGTTGTACCAAGTCTAGATCAACGAGGTATTGATTTGTTGGACAAGCTACTTGCGTATGACCCTATTAACCGGATTAGTGCCAGAAGAGCAGCCATTCATCCCTACTTCCAAGAACCATAA